Part of the Spirochaetota bacterium genome is shown below.
TTTGGTACATCGCGCTTATTGTACCAGTATTGAGTTGTGTATGTCAATAAAATTTTATTTTTAGGTTGTTTGGGGGCTACTGGGGTGTTTTTTGTAGTATTTGGGGCGGTGGTCCCCAGTAAAAATGGCAACAGGGTATCCCATCTTCTAGAAAAAACCCAAAAGTATAACCACTACAACGATAGTTATCGGTATTATCATCTTTACTAAGTGCATCTAAAAAATCAAAAAGATAATTATCAACACAATATGCAATAACTCGTGCCAGGGACATCTTGGTAACCTTCCTCACATCCATTAAAAATTCATACTCATGCTCATACAAGAACAAATGGACACGTTTCCACACATCCTGATGCCTTTGCCTATACCTCAATCGCGTATACCCTTTTACAGGCATGGTTTTATACGATATGACATAGTTTATAAAATTAACAATAAAAGTGTGAAGCGATAGCTTATTGCGTTGTGCATGCTTTTTCAGTACATCCAGATGATTGCGCGAAATACACGTAGTGGTTTCTATAGTCATACTATACTCCCAAAGTATTTTTTTACATATAAATTAACAATTTAATCATTTTTGCAAGCATATTCCGATTGTAACAAAAAATTTAATCACACTTCAAATACAATACAGGCGACATAAAAATATTGACGCTATACCATGGATTCTGTTATGGTGATAATAGGTGGTGAGTAGTTCTATTATGAAGTTGCATTTTTAGTCTCAATAACATATTTTTAACGATTATACCTAGTGTGGCCATTATTAGTATTTGCAAGTGTAACTCAAAATGTACTATTACATTTTATTTGTAAATGTTACAACTATTACAACCGATACTATAATCACGGAGTATTCCTTATGAAAAATACTGTTGCACTATTTATATGCATATTGGCGATAGCAACCGCTATCTCTTGTGGTGATCAGTCTTCCAGTTCTTCAAGCAGTGCCTTCAAGATACAACCAGGCGATGTAAACACCTTTACTACAACTTTGACGGGAAAAGGAACAAGTTTTAATGTTACTTTTGGTGCTAATACCTATAACCCTTCAACCTCTGATGATTATGCCATTATTATATCAAATGTCAACTCTACAGGAAATGTGGGTATTGCATTTGGAACAAATCCAAAATCAAATAGAAGCTTTAAGGTTTTTATTTATTTTCCATCATCATTTCCACCACCAACAACAACATATTCTGGAACAGTAACAGTAATTGAAAATGGTGTAAAGTACACTAACTCTTCAGCAACTATCAATATCTCAAGCATTTCTGGTCCAGATAGCAATAATTGTTACACAATAGATATAGATGACATTACTGTAGATGTAGGGAAAACTTTAAGCTTTACCTCACTAAAAGCATACCTGGTACAATAACACTCTATGGTAACAGTAGAAAACAACACTATCATCATACACTGCGAAAAAGCCACTCCTGATGACAAGATGGAAGTAGAATATGCTGTGGAGCGGTTACTACGCGCTGGTGCTACTGTTATCTATTTTGATTTATCAAAAACTATCTACCTGCCATCTACGCTTATGGGGTATTTGATGTGGAAAAAGCAGGAACTCCAAAAACAGGGCAAAGATATTCAGATAATATCCATGAGCGCTTCATTAAAAAAAGTATTTGAGGATATGCGCCTACTTGATTTTTTTGGAATAAAATAATTTATTTATAATTTAAATTCATCAAGTTTAAAAATATCCATGTAATCCCACTTACGGTATGCCATTGCGTATATATTTTGATTAGTCACATAGTAAAGCATGCTTTCTTCATACTGCAGCGTTGCAAAAATTGGAATAAGATTTTTATCATTATATTCTTCAAAAAGAAATTTAAACCTTGATAGATTGTTTTGCTTGAAGTCATCTACACTATGCTTGCGCATAGTAGTTTTCACTTCAATAAGGAATACTTCATGATTGCTTACCGCTATTACATCAAATTCATCCTTTACCCCGTCTTTTTTTCGTGTAATATTCATCATTGTTGTCATTAATTCGCATTTAAAATAATTTTCTATCACCGGGCGCGTTGCAGGGTAGATTATATTTTTAACAATAGTGCCCATTTAATTTGCAAGTTCATCCCATTGTTTGTTCATTTGGCGGCGTTCCTGCTTCATTTCATTTTAAATTCTTTCATCTCATCTTTGAAATCTTTCATTTCATTAACCAACATATTGAATTTTCTCTATCGTCTTTTCTTAACTGTTTTGATTCATCTAAAAATGTCTTTACCTGTTCAGTAACTATTGCAATTGTTCTTTTAAGTTTATTCACATCATTTGAAATATGATCATTCTCAACATGGCTTAGCATAAAAAGATTGTATACCTTGCTAAACTCAAGGCCAACTGTACGTGTAAATTCTTCAAAAGCTGTTTCTAATCTGTTTATACGAATTTCATTCTTTTCCATCAAATTACACTTCTTTCCATAAATATCGCTATGCTTCTTTTATAGTATTTGATTACTAAAATAGTAACTCTAATAGTAACTGTCGAAAAGAAAATCAATACTTTTCGTTAATTATTACCATGTATTATTTTTAAAGGCATTTTGCCAGGCAAAAGCTAAGCATTCTATCTGTAGACTACCATGTTAAGAATTGACTTTGTTACTAAAGGTATTATTTATAAATTATTTATATATGCAATCATTTGTTCAATATTCATTACTTTTTGTGCCGCACCGCGCTTAATAGCTTCGCGTGGCATACCAAACACAACTGATGAAGCCTCATCCTGTGCAATTGTCACACCACCTGCTTGTAGTATTTCACCCAACCCTTCAGCGCCATCAGCGCCCATTCCTGTGCATAAAATACCTACACTTTTGCTTACTACCTGCGCTACCGAGCGGAATAGTACGTCCACAGAGGGTTTATGCCTGTTGACTGGAGGCCCATCATTTATTTCCACAAAGTAGCCGTTGGAATCTGCACGCACCAGCATATGGCGATTCCCCGGTGCAATGAGTGCTGTGCCTCTGTACAGCCTGTCACCATTCTGCGCTTCTTTTACATATAGCTTTGAATTATTGTTTACTCTATTTGCAAATGCTTCGGTAAATTTTTCTGGCATATGCTGCACTATGGCGATTGCCGGTACATTTTCATGAAGGCTACCTAAAATTTTTGCAATGACTTCAGTACCACCTGTGGAAGCACCTAGGGCTATGATGACATCACTATGAGTAGTTCGCACCTTGGAAACTGTTTTTGGCAATATTATATCTGCACTGAACTTTTCTTCAATTTCAATTGCTTTTTCCCTGCTGTGCGCAGTAAACCGATCCGATTTTATTTCCGCTGCAGTTATGACTTTATCCCGCAACTCAGTTGCAAAGCGTTCCCATTCCTGCGTATCATCAGAACGTGGTTTTAAAATAAAATCAACCGCACCGTATTCCAATGCTTTTATGGTTTGTACTGCACCTTTATCAGTGAATGCGCTCACCATTATTACCGGCATGGGGTTTGCTATCATGAGCTTTCGCAAAAACGTTAAACCATCCATGCGTGGCATTTCAATATCAAGCGTCAATACATCAGGAGCAAGCTGCTTAATTTTATTTACAGCAATATAGGGGTCTAAAGCGGTTCCAACAACTTCAATTTTATTTGATGCGTTAAGAATATCGGTTAATGTTTTGCGCATTACCGCAGAATCATCAACCACTAATACCTTTATTTTATCCAACTATTGATAACTCCGTTGTAAAAGTTGTATCTTTTTCGTCAACCTTGGTTAATTGTTTACAATAAACCCTTCCCGATTCAACGTCAAAGACCACTTTACGGGCAACTGTTCCACCCACATCTTCACTTACAATAGGAATATCGGCCATTTCCAGTAATATCTTTGCAATTCTTACATTCATATTACAGATCCCATACTGCGTAGTTTGATAATCCAGAACTTTCCCGCCACCAAATATCTTAGCAACTATATTTTTTCTCTGGCCATACTGCTCCATCTGGGCAATAAGATTTTCAATTGCCCTTGTGCCATATTTCAGTAGTTCTTTCTGTTCATCGTCATCAACAGTCATTTTATGCTTTGTATGTTTCTGCACCACTTTACCTGGCAATACAAAGTGATTCATACCTCCTACCTTGTTAACAGGATCGTACAGGCATACAGCCACACACGAACCAAGCAATGTCCCTATATATTCATCTTTATTGCTAACATAACAGTCACCGGGATACAGCACTTTTAAGGGCTTCTTTAATTTATGCGAATTTCGTATATACATGGACTACCTCTTGAAACATCAGCAATGTGTCTATATGTTATCGTTTTTGATATACTGAATGGGCTACATAATGGAAAGGAAGATTGGCGCTTACTATCGCTTCAGCATACCCTAAGAAAAGATAGCCACCTTTTGGTAAATAATCATAAAATTTTTTTAATACTTTTGATTGTACATCTTTATCAAAATAAATCATGACATTTCGGCAAAAAATTATATCAAAATGCCCTTTAAGGCGATAGCTCTCATCAAGCAAATTCAGGTGCTGAAAAGAAATTTTTTCTTTAAGAAAGTTTTTGACTTTTGCATATCCAGTATACTGATCTTTTCCTTTTAAAAAATATTTTTTTAAAAGACTAACATCAAGTGTTTGTACAGCTTCAAGTGGGTAAATGCCGTTTTGTGCGGTGTGAAGCACTTTAGTGTCAATGTCAGTGGCAATAATAGTAAATTGTTTTTTGAAATTGCTCTCATATAACACAATGGCAATGCTGTAGGCTTCTTCGCCAGTTGAGCAACCTGCGCTCCAGATAACAATATTTTTATGCGATAGCTCCTGTTCAACAATCCGCTGCAATATAGAAAAATGTTCACGTTCCCTGAAGAATTCTGTTTTGTTAGTGGTGATACAATTTATTAAGTTTTCAATTTCATCATCATAATTGTCTCTAAGGTAATCGCAATACTCTTCATAGCGGTGCATGCCCAACTCACGCATTCTGCGAAGTAGGCGCGATTGCACCAGCGCACGTTTCATTTCAGAAAGCTTTATCCCTGATTCTTTATATACAATATTTCTGATATAATCAAAATCCTGCTGACTTAACTGTTGATAAAAAGTAGTATTCATACATTATTCAAATAGGATTACATTACCGTATTGAACTTTGTCATTCAATACT
Proteins encoded:
- a CDS encoding chemotaxis response regulator protein-glutamate methylesterase, with amino-acid sequence MDKIKVLVVDDSAVMRKTLTDILNASNKIEVVGTALDPYIAVNKIKQLAPDVLTLDIEMPRMDGLTFLRKLMIANPMPVIMVSAFTDKGAVQTIKALEYGAVDFILKPRSDDTQEWERFATELRDKVITAAEIKSDRFTAHSREKAIEIEEKFSADIILPKTVSKVRTTHSDVIIALGASTGGTEVIAKILGSLHENVPAIAIVQHMPEKFTEAFANRVNNNSKLYVKEAQNGDRLYRGTALIAPGNRHMLVRADSNGYFVEINDGPPVNRHKPSVDVLFRSVAQVVSKSVGILCTGMGADGAEGLGEILQAGGVTIAQDEASSVVFGMPREAIKRGAAQKVMNIEQMIAYINNL
- a CDS encoding chemotaxis protein CheD; the encoded protein is MYIRNSHKLKKPLKVLYPGDCYVSNKDEYIGTLLGSCVAVCLYDPVNKVGGMNHFVLPGKVVQKHTKHKMTVDDDEQKELLKYGTRAIENLIAQMEQYGQRKNIVAKIFGGGKVLDYQTTQYGICNMNVRIAKILLEMADIPIVSEDVGGTVARKVVFDVESGRVYCKQLTKVDEKDTTFTTELSIVG
- a CDS encoding protein-glutamate O-methyltransferase CheR encodes the protein MNTTFYQQLSQQDFDYIRNIVYKESGIKLSEMKRALVQSRLLRRMRELGMHRYEEYCDYLRDNYDDEIENLINCITTNKTEFFREREHFSILQRIVEQELSHKNIVIWSAGCSTGEEAYSIAIVLYESNFKKQFTIIATDIDTKVLHTAQNGIYPLEAVQTLDVSLLKKYFLKGKDQYTGYAKVKNFLKEKISFQHLNLLDESYRLKGHFDIIFCRNVMIYFDKDVQSKVLKKFYDYLPKGGYLFLGYAEAIVSANLPFHYVAHSVYQKR